A single region of the Peromyscus eremicus chromosome 16_21, PerEre_H2_v1, whole genome shotgun sequence genome encodes:
- the Vpreb3 gene encoding pre-B lymphocyte protein 3, with product MACPGCLPLLLTGAFLAVFQPTLTHPDALLVFPGQVAQLGCTINSQHATIGDFGVSWYQQRPGSAPHLLYYCSEEEHYRPDDIPDRFSATTDMVHNVCVLTISPVQPEDDADYFCSIAYNFDP from the exons ATGGCCTGCCCTGGTTGCCTGCCTCTCCTTCTGACTGGAGCCTTCTTGGCAG TCTTCCAGCCAACCCTGACCCATCCTGACGCACTGCTGGTCTTCCCGGGCCAAGTGGCTCAACTCGGCTGCACAATCAATTCCCAGCATGCCACCATTGGGGACTTTGGTGTGTCCTGGTATCAGCAGCGCCCAGGCAGTGCTCCCCATCTTCTCTACTACTGCTCAGAAGAGGAGCACTATCGGCCTGATGACATTCCGGACAGGTTCTCAGCTACCACGGACATGGTCCACAATGTCTGTGTGCTGACCATCAGCCCTGTGCAGCCGGAGGATGATGCGGACTACTTTTGTTCCATTGCCTATAACTTCGATCCTTAG
- the C16_21H22orf15 gene encoding uncharacterized protein C22orf15 homolog, protein MFITVMFGAGCQVLVNTWCSLVTFIMHLKQKVQVPPEVTIALLAEDGHLVRLEEGIAQAPSMACSLLQEQGTYVLVQITGGKDGTPTHYESLLDNLDDHCPELAEELCWLSGFPATSNSHRRRPGIRRGHREQGPPSRSRRLVSLPSRNR, encoded by the exons ATGTTTATCACTGTGATGTTTGGAG CTGGTTGTCAGGTGCTGGTGAACACCTGGTGCAGCCTTGTGACCTTCATTATGCATCTGAAACAGAAAGTTCAGGTCCCCCCAGAAG TAACCATTGCTCTTCTGGCTGAAGACGGGCATCTGGTGAGGCTGGAAGAGGGGATCGCCCAGGCCCCCTCCATGGCCTGTTCCCTGCTACAGGAGCAAGGGACCTATGTCCTGGTACAGATCACTG GAGGGAAAGATGGCACTCCCACCCACTACGAGTCCCTACTGGACAACCTAGATGACCACTGTCCCGAGTTAGCAG AGGAGCTGTGTTGGCTGTCCGGCTTTCCAGCCACAAGCAACAGTCATCGAAGACGCCCAGGCATTCGGCGTGGCCACCGGGAACAAGGCCCCCCTTCAAGGTCTCGAAGGCTGGTCTCCCTACCATCTAGAAACCGCTAG
- the Chchd10 gene encoding coiled-coil-helix-coiled-coil-helix domain-containing protein 10, mitochondrial has protein sequence MPRGSRSAAARPASRPAHPPAHPPPSAPAPAPAASGQPGLMAQMASTAAGVAVGSAVGHVMGNALTSAFSGGSSEPAQPAVQQAPARPASHPLQMGPCSYEIKQFLDCSTTQSDLTLCEGFSEALKQCKYNHGLSSLP, from the exons ATGCCTCGGGGAAGCCGCAGCGCGGCGGCCAGGCCGGCCAG CCGCCCAGCCCACCCTCCTGCTCACCCACCACCCTCAGCGCCCGCCCCGGCACCTGCCGCTTCGGGCCAGCCGGGCCTTATGGCTCAGATGGCATCCACCGCAGCTGGCGTAGCTGTGGGCTCAGCTGTAGGGCATGTCATGGGTAATGCCCTGACCAGCGCCTTCAGTGGGGGAAGCTCGGAGCCTGCCCAGCCTGCCGTCCAGCAG gccccTGCCCGTCCTGCCTCTCACCCCCTACAGATGGGGCCCTGCTCCTATGAGATCAAACAGTTCCTGGACTGCTCAACCACTCAGAGTGACCTAACCCTGTGTGAGGGCTTCAGCGAGGCCCTGAAACAATGCAAATACAATCATG GTCTGAGCTCTCTGCCCTGA